In Hwangdonia lutea, a single window of DNA contains:
- a CDS encoding tetratricopeptide repeat protein, whose translation MNPNINISQKLLETVEQYLNKTLDADKLKAFEDRLKNDLEFKTQVEDIKTMLLGIEAQSLKETLDDFHKETKTAPHNITKRKTATNKSLWNFGKFAAAAAIIIAVGSIWFFSHSPNQNLYAKYFKPDPGLPTTMSSTDNYDFYDAMVNYKRGDYALAIDKWQTLLTQKPENDTLNYFIGVAHLANKNETEAIPFLERSVLSEDAFPLISDAYHYLGLAYLKDGNLTLAKKNFELSQSEASKQIIIELND comes from the coding sequence ATGAACCCAAATATTAACATATCCCAAAAACTACTAGAGACCGTTGAGCAATATCTCAACAAAACTTTGGATGCCGACAAACTTAAAGCATTCGAAGACAGACTTAAAAATGATTTGGAATTTAAAACCCAAGTAGAAGACATAAAAACAATGCTACTTGGTATTGAAGCACAGAGCTTAAAGGAAACCTTAGACGATTTTCATAAAGAAACCAAAACGGCTCCACATAATATTACAAAACGTAAAACGGCAACTAACAAATCTTTATGGAACTTCGGAAAATTCGCTGCGGCAGCTGCTATCATTATTGCCGTGGGCAGCATTTGGTTTTTTAGCCACTCGCCCAACCAAAACCTTTATGCCAAATATTTTAAACCCGATCCGGGTTTGCCAACAACCATGAGCAGTACAGATAACTATGATTTTTACGATGCCATGGTAAACTATAAACGTGGCGACTATGCATTGGCTATTGATAAATGGCAAACGCTTTTAACTCAAAAACCTGAAAACGACACGCTAAATTATTTTATAGGTGTGGCTCATTTGGCCAATAAAAATGAAACCGAAGCCATTCCTTTTCTAGAGCGCTCGGTATTATCAGAAGATGCATTTCCATTAATAAGCGACGCATACCACTATTTAGGATTGGCTTATTTAAAAGACGGCAATTTAACATTGGCTAAAAAAAATTTCGAACTCAGTCAATCTGAAGCCAGTAAACAAATTATTATAGAACTGAACGATTAA
- a CDS encoding CHAT domain-containing protein has protein sequence MCTTTLQAQNKSVFNTQYIDQLIENDSLEKAENELHIQTQYYTNNKQYDSLSNLVYYHGRIALLKGDNDFFHKSKTALEKLKSLTNNPDDIYNAYADMSTLTVDNGMYQESYDFNKLGFEQAEKSSTDRLNKMAKRAYGLSSTSYFMRKFDLVKKHGLEAFKINQSNPKATATNVYSACNIVGLMMQNENKLDSALYYYNKGFDALKNTKGSLNERYYYPAVLAGNMAIIYMNQGKFSKSLKIQENAIRNYKIYIDSSAKSSNMSNVKYNYLAIINDMGSNYVKLGQVERALNLFEYNYKKAKAYFPDNSIQQIIFINQFAQGKWVAHDGEEALRLINESYKKFKNISEDYAGYMTYAMGTKANILENMDSIAAAYDAYQLSDALFETVSPGSYSHDRLTKLRESALFYSRNGYEKEANIATNKVLEVVNKTATQEDLETIKANNLMAEVQFNLKNYNAAISWSEKSLALLEKNKALKSTDSAYWQTLKAMPLLYKSKATYKRIDTTNVKAVSDIYNTLKNSIDILNTSSSKYISNVDKSEHLSKMKPVLNFTMQISLKLYEMTKDSLYLEQLISMHESTLYSRIRSKLSIRENIQFKDVPQDILEKENTLKNTLKRLRNDINLDENSIQQFINTNNEWLIFLDDLKKKYPKYYNMRYKTIKQSLGNIQNNIPKNTTVIRYLYINSNLYAFIATEKSTALYKLNSENLEAQIQLASNNITEKDSSKKALHQLYKQLWEPFETKITTKNIIIIPDGALFNLSFECLTFKEINSFKELETNSLLSKYSISYNYSLLLVDNKKTVDYQNDFIAFAPEFNDKMKTDYKIAITDSIAIDKTYLKLIPQPFSVDLAKEFSQLFNGTSFINEKASKQIFKNEANEHKIIHIGTHAESNNITPELSRLIFAKNDDNEDNSLYTYEIYNENLNSNLAILTACETGKPTFQAGEGMISLAHAFNYAGSESILTSLWKIDEQSSAKIIELFYNNIKNGLPKDKALQQAKLDYIAQAEGRTVTPQYWAGLVLIGDVSPIALQTDSNTIFYWLFAMLGLVLLIVLVRKLKTKNKN, from the coding sequence ATGTGTACCACAACATTACAAGCGCAGAATAAGTCGGTTTTTAATACTCAATATATCGATCAATTAATTGAAAATGATTCTTTGGAAAAAGCAGAAAATGAACTACACATTCAAACCCAATATTATACCAACAACAAACAATACGATTCACTTTCAAACCTTGTATATTATCACGGAAGAATAGCGTTATTAAAAGGTGACAACGATTTTTTTCATAAAAGCAAAACGGCCCTCGAAAAATTAAAATCCCTAACCAATAACCCTGACGATATATATAACGCTTACGCGGACATGTCTACCTTAACGGTTGATAACGGCATGTATCAAGAATCATATGATTTTAACAAACTAGGTTTCGAACAGGCCGAAAAATCATCTACCGATCGTTTAAATAAAATGGCGAAAAGAGCTTACGGACTCTCAAGCACATCGTATTTTATGAGGAAATTCGATTTGGTAAAAAAACACGGACTTGAAGCGTTTAAAATCAATCAAAGCAATCCTAAAGCCACGGCCACCAATGTATATAGCGCCTGCAATATTGTAGGTTTGATGATGCAAAACGAAAATAAATTAGACAGTGCTTTATATTACTACAACAAAGGTTTTGATGCTTTAAAAAACACCAAGGGCAGCCTTAACGAGCGCTATTATTACCCCGCTGTATTAGCTGGAAATATGGCCATTATTTATATGAATCAAGGGAAATTTAGCAAGTCTTTAAAAATTCAAGAAAATGCCATTCGCAATTATAAAATTTACATAGATTCATCGGCAAAAAGCTCAAACATGAGCAATGTTAAGTACAACTACCTAGCTATAATTAACGACATGGGTAGCAATTATGTAAAGCTCGGACAAGTTGAACGCGCCCTTAATTTATTTGAGTATAATTACAAAAAAGCCAAAGCATATTTTCCTGATAACAGCATTCAACAAATCATTTTTATCAATCAGTTTGCCCAAGGAAAATGGGTGGCCCACGATGGCGAAGAAGCTTTAAGGCTTATTAACGAATCTTATAAAAAGTTTAAAAACATTTCTGAAGATTATGCGGGTTACATGACTTATGCCATGGGGACAAAAGCCAATATTTTAGAAAACATGGACAGTATTGCAGCCGCTTACGATGCTTATCAGTTAAGCGATGCCTTATTTGAAACCGTTAGTCCTGGAAGTTATAGCCACGACCGGCTTACAAAACTTCGGGAATCGGCATTATTTTATTCCAGAAACGGCTATGAAAAAGAGGCCAACATAGCCACAAATAAGGTGTTGGAAGTTGTAAATAAAACAGCTACTCAAGAAGATTTGGAAACCATAAAGGCCAATAATTTGATGGCCGAAGTTCAATTTAATCTCAAAAACTACAACGCTGCTATTTCATGGTCTGAAAAATCCTTAGCGCTTTTAGAAAAAAACAAGGCCCTAAAAAGCACCGATTCCGCGTACTGGCAAACCCTTAAGGCAATGCCCTTGTTATACAAAAGCAAAGCTACTTACAAACGTATAGATACCACCAATGTTAAAGCTGTTTCAGATATTTACAACACGCTTAAAAACTCCATTGATATTTTAAATACATCATCATCAAAATATATTTCGAACGTTGATAAAAGTGAGCATTTATCAAAAATGAAACCTGTTCTAAACTTCACCATGCAAATCAGTCTTAAACTTTATGAAATGACTAAAGATAGCCTGTATTTAGAACAGCTCATTTCCATGCACGAATCAACACTATACAGTCGCATCCGGTCAAAATTATCAATCAGGGAAAACATTCAATTTAAAGATGTGCCCCAAGATATTCTTGAAAAAGAAAACACCTTAAAAAACACTTTAAAACGGCTAAGAAACGATATTAATCTGGACGAAAATTCCATCCAACAGTTTATTAATACCAATAATGAATGGCTTATTTTTTTAGACGATTTAAAAAAGAAGTACCCAAAATATTATAATATGCGGTACAAAACCATAAAACAATCGTTGGGCAACATTCAAAATAACATCCCGAAAAACACCACTGTTATCAGATATCTTTACATAAACAGCAACCTATATGCGTTTATTGCCACGGAAAAATCTACGGCGCTTTATAAATTAAATTCGGAAAATTTAGAAGCACAAATTCAATTGGCGTCAAATAATATTACAGAAAAAGATTCTTCAAAAAAAGCATTACATCAACTTTACAAACAGCTTTGGGAACCGTTTGAAACTAAAATTACAACTAAAAATATTATTATTATTCCTGATGGCGCTTTATTTAATTTAAGTTTTGAATGCTTAACCTTCAAGGAAATTAACTCCTTTAAAGAATTGGAAACTAATAGTTTACTTTCAAAATACAGTATTTCTTACAATTACAGCTTATTACTGGTAGACAATAAAAAAACGGTTGATTATCAAAACGATTTTATAGCTTTCGCCCCAGAATTTAACGATAAAATGAAGACGGATTACAAGATAGCTATTACCGATTCTATCGCCATTGATAAAACCTATTTAAAATTAATTCCGCAGCCTTTTAGTGTCGATTTAGCCAAAGAATTTTCGCAGCTTTTTAACGGTACATCTTTTATTAATGAAAAAGCTTCAAAACAAATTTTTAAAAACGAAGCCAACGAACACAAAATCATCCATATTGGCACGCATGCCGAATCTAATAATATTACTCCGGAATTGTCGCGTTTGATTTTTGCAAAAAATGATGATAACGAAGACAACTCGCTTTACACCTACGAGATTTATAACGAAAATTTAAATTCCAATCTAGCCATTCTAACAGCTTGCGAAACGGGAAAACCAACCTTTCAAGCCGGAGAAGGCATGATATCGTTAGCACATGCTTTTAATTATGCCGGTAGCGAGAGTATTTTAACCAGTCTGTGGAAAATTGATGAGCAGTCGAGTGCCAAAATTATTGAACTGTTTTACAATAATATAAAAAACGGGCTTCCAAAGGATAAAGCGTTGCAACAGGCTAAATTGGATTATATAGCCCAAGCCGAAGGCCGAACCGTAACACCGCAGTATTGGGCGGGGTTAGTGCTTATTGGCGATGTGTCTCCTATAGCTTTGCAGACAGATTCCAACACTATATTTTATTGGCTTTTTGCTATGCTGGGGCTTGTATTATTAATTGTATTAGTCCGCAAATTGAAAACAAAAAATAAGAATTAG
- a CDS encoding glycoside hydrolase family 2 TIM barrel-domain containing protein, with protein MRFKRLSIIIVCAALGCTKAPLLEVSEQKFHNNHTVFEDNKLVPRATFFGFESADITVNQKSKRFLNLNGPWKFNWVKDPKKRPTTFQNIDFNDADWNTITVPANWEVEGYGHPIYLDERYPFTTTWPDAPTEYNPVGTYRKEINLNASFLSEDVILHFAGAKSAMYVYVNGEYVGYSQGSKTPAEFNITKYLKAGKNLLALQMFRWSDASYLESQDMLRMSGIERDVYLYTQPKVSVSDYHAYTNLDEDYTHGIFKNTVSIVNHSEEDVKRKITIEILDGQNIKHTDSKVLEIPANESIQFSSESNIENVKKWSAEQPNLYTLKIALEDEANTKNNQYITRHIGFKSVEIKNAQVLINGKAIYIRGVNRHETDPFTGHVISRKSMEKDIQLMKQNNINAVRSSHYPNDPYWLELCDKYGLYVVNEANIESHPLAIKENTQIGNEMSWLPAHEMRTKRMFYRDRNHASIYSWSLGNEAGKGEVFRTTYKWLKAHDDNRIVQYEPAGKEDYTDLYCPMYPKPEYLINHGKSDSNKPSIMIEYAHAMGNSVGNLQDYWDIIETYPNLQGGFIWDWVDQALEYKYENGEPYLAYGHDYHPDLPTDGNFLNNGLVDPYRNPHPHLTEVKKVYQPAQFYYLGSGVIEIENKNFFSDFSDKTITWKLLKDGKEVFKNENITVVNVEPQNTLKLKLSDLPKSFSSDSEYILQVSLIQNENRNLVEKGHEVAWNEFLLQKGKPANLPSSKGNNLGITEANGTINIKNNIVDFKINAETGEVESWKHLRQLITNEAIRPNFWRPPTDNDLGNNMHKWAKIWQDATYVYKPKLVEKPKTSKDGTTYKVHYVLPNNEANVEVKYTIKQDGRLNVIYRFSPNQKQLPNIPRLGMYMTLPKDFTDVSWYGKGPTESYWDRKTGVKTGIYSGKTTNQFERYLRPQETGNKTDVRWVKVSSKNLSLKVSSRALLNTSVWPFAMPEIDFKSGDASESASGLVPVTTKHGADIKFGETIQWNIDVLQMGVGGDTSWGRLVHPEYTIPANKTYVYSFNIMPEVVTK; from the coding sequence ATGAGATTTAAACGATTAAGTATTATCATTGTTTGTGCTGCGCTAGGTTGTACAAAAGCACCATTGTTAGAGGTTTCAGAACAAAAATTTCATAATAATCATACAGTATTTGAAGATAATAAACTGGTGCCTAGAGCCACTTTTTTCGGTTTTGAATCGGCAGATATTACAGTCAATCAAAAATCAAAACGATTTTTAAACTTAAATGGACCATGGAAATTTAATTGGGTAAAAGACCCTAAAAAAAGACCAACAACATTTCAAAATATAGATTTCAATGATGCCGATTGGAACACCATTACGGTACCAGCCAATTGGGAAGTGGAGGGTTACGGCCATCCTATTTATTTAGACGAACGCTATCCCTTTACCACCACATGGCCAGATGCCCCAACAGAGTACAATCCGGTGGGAACCTACAGAAAAGAAATAAATTTAAACGCTTCATTTTTATCAGAAGATGTTATCCTGCACTTTGCAGGTGCTAAATCTGCCATGTACGTTTATGTAAACGGTGAATATGTTGGCTATTCCCAAGGCAGTAAGACACCTGCCGAATTTAATATTACCAAATATTTAAAAGCAGGTAAAAACCTGTTGGCTTTACAAATGTTCCGTTGGAGCGATGCCAGCTATTTGGAAAGTCAAGATATGTTGCGCATGAGCGGTATTGAGCGCGATGTGTATTTGTACACACAGCCTAAAGTATCGGTTTCAGATTATCACGCTTACACAAATTTAGATGAAGATTATACCCATGGTATTTTTAAAAATACGGTTTCAATTGTTAATCATTCTGAAGAAGATGTAAAAAGAAAAATAACGATTGAAATCCTTGACGGACAAAATATAAAGCACACAGACTCTAAAGTGCTTGAAATTCCTGCCAATGAAAGTATTCAATTTTCTTCAGAAAGCAACATTGAAAATGTTAAAAAATGGTCTGCAGAACAACCAAACTTATACACCCTTAAAATAGCTTTAGAAGATGAAGCCAATACAAAAAACAATCAATATATCACAAGACATATAGGCTTTAAAAGCGTAGAAATAAAAAACGCCCAAGTTTTAATTAACGGCAAAGCGATTTACATTAGAGGTGTTAATAGGCATGAAACCGACCCTTTTACGGGGCATGTTATTTCTCGGAAATCTATGGAAAAAGATATTCAATTAATGAAGCAAAACAACATTAATGCAGTGCGCTCATCACATTACCCCAACGACCCATATTGGTTGGAGCTATGCGATAAATACGGCTTGTATGTTGTAAACGAAGCCAATATTGAAAGTCACCCATTGGCCATAAAGGAAAACACCCAAATTGGTAACGAAATGAGTTGGTTGCCGGCACATGAAATGCGCACCAAACGTATGTTTTATCGCGACAGAAATCACGCTTCAATCTATTCGTGGTCTTTGGGCAACGAGGCAGGAAAAGGCGAGGTTTTTAGAACCACTTACAAGTGGTTAAAAGCACATGACGATAATCGCATCGTGCAATACGAGCCTGCTGGAAAGGAAGATTACACCGATCTTTACTGCCCCATGTACCCGAAACCGGAGTATTTAATAAACCACGGAAAGTCTGATTCCAACAAACCTTCCATCATGATTGAGTATGCACACGCCATGGGGAATTCGGTTGGTAACCTGCAAGATTATTGGGATATTATTGAAACTTACCCCAACCTTCAAGGAGGTTTTATTTGGGATTGGGTAGATCAAGCTTTGGAGTATAAATATGAAAATGGCGAACCGTATTTGGCGTATGGGCACGATTATCATCCCGATTTGCCAACCGATGGAAATTTTTTAAACAATGGGTTGGTTGATCCATACAGAAATCCACATCCTCATTTAACCGAGGTGAAAAAAGTGTATCAGCCCGCACAATTTTATTATTTAGGCAGCGGTGTTATCGAAATAGAAAACAAAAACTTTTTTAGTGATTTTTCGGATAAAACCATCACTTGGAAACTTTTAAAAGACGGAAAAGAAGTCTTTAAAAATGAAAACATTACAGTTGTTAATGTGGAACCTCAAAATACACTAAAACTTAAATTAAGTGACCTTCCAAAATCTTTTTCTTCAGACAGTGAATATATTTTACAAGTAAGTTTAATTCAAAATGAAAACCGAAATTTAGTTGAAAAGGGGCATGAAGTGGCTTGGAATGAATTCTTGCTTCAAAAAGGAAAACCTGCGAACCTGCCTTCTTCAAAAGGAAATAATTTGGGTATAACTGAAGCCAACGGAACAATAAACATAAAAAACAATATCGTTGATTTTAAGATAAATGCTGAAACAGGTGAAGTTGAATCGTGGAAACACCTAAGGCAACTAATAACGAATGAGGCTATCCGACCAAATTTCTGGCGCCCACCCACCGATAACGATTTGGGAAACAATATGCATAAATGGGCTAAAATTTGGCAAGATGCAACCTATGTTTATAAGCCTAAATTGGTAGAAAAACCTAAAACATCAAAGGATGGTACAACATATAAAGTCCACTATGTATTGCCAAATAATGAGGCAAATGTAGAAGTAAAATACACCATAAAACAGGACGGACGGTTAAACGTAATTTATCGTTTTTCGCCAAATCAAAAACAACTCCCAAATATTCCTCGGTTGGGCATGTACATGACGCTACCAAAGGATTTTACCGATGTGTCTTGGTACGGTAAAGGACCAACGGAAAGTTATTGGGATAGAAAAACTGGTGTTAAAACGGGAATTTACTCAGGAAAGACAACCAACCAATTTGAGCGCTATTTGCGTCCACAAGAAACAGGCAATAAAACCGATGTACGCTGGGTTAAAGTGTCATCAAAGAACCTGTCCTTGAAGGTGTCGAGCCGTGCTTTATTAAATACAAGTGTGTGGCCTTTTGCTATGCCCGAAATCGATTTTAAAAGCGGAGATGCGAGCGAATCAGCTTCGGGCTTGGTTCCGGTAACCACAAAACATGGAGCAGATATTAAATTCGGCGAAACTATTCAATGGAATATTGATGTCTTGCAAATGGGTGTTGGTGGCGATACGTCGTGGGGACGTTTAGTGCATCCGGAATATACGATTCCTGCTAATAAAACTTATGTCTATTCATTTAACATCATGCCAGAGGTCGTTACAAAATAG
- a CDS encoding aminotransferase class III-fold pyridoxal phosphate-dependent enzyme: MNYDTLKISNQQAEDILFKLFQIQGKASVLPGEVDFNFRIKVDNSEGYILKISRPNENVDYLDFQQKLLQFVEENGQNLITPKVICDSDGKAISEITDDFGNKRKVRLLSWISGRVWSAVNPQLNDLRFSLGEQCGRLTKALQGFEHPEAHRQFEWDVAQSLWTKAHVNLFKNEEKEIVQYFQNSFQKHEASYSKLRKGVVHNDANDNNVIVSSDLIQPKVQAAIDYGDAIHTQIINDVAIACAYAIMHHNDPLEAALPIVKGYHSTFALQEKELMHLYNAIAMRLVISVTKSAINKIEEPNNKYLLISEKPAWEVLKKWRNISADFAYFSFRNVCGRDAHPNEDDFKIWASKQDYKLTDLFPYIDKNEVLELDLSVSSKWVGHQKDFSDLDVFQFKINQLQKKNPHKIIAGGYLEPRPLYTSNTYDKIGNYGKESRTIHLGVDFWLPEHTAVHALFDGEVVLAVDDSGEKEYGGLVVLKHKAEKLEFYTLYGHLSVASATKNKAGDIIKKGEKIGALGNAEENGNWVAHLHFQLMLSLLDYISDFPGVAYFNQIEVWKSICPNPNLLFKSETLQNQMETSNDDLISYRKQHLGKSLSLQYKVPIKTVRGAGQYLVDQFGRKYLDTVNNVAHVGHEKYEVVKAGQEQMALINTNSRYLHDNINDLAKELIETLPPELSVLHFVNSGSEANELAIRMVKAYTGERDVIASEVGYHGNTNMCIDISSYKFDGKGGSGAPEHTHVFPLPDAFRGKYRGKHSAEKYAEEVKKQIDIVHKKGRGVAAFIIEPIISCGGQIELPQGFLAKAYKHVRAAGGLCISDEVQVGCGRMGKTFWGFQLHNVVPDIVTIGKPLGNGHPVAAVACTPEVAEKFANGMEYFNTFGGNPVSCAIATEVLRTVKREKLQENALNIGTYLKEELNMLAREFPIIGDVRGLGLFLGIELVDSNMNPLAAQTDYLANRMKDHGILMSTDGPDHNVLKIKPPMVFTKENAEELIFYLRKIFAEDFMQF; this comes from the coding sequence ATGAACTACGATACTTTAAAAATATCAAATCAACAAGCCGAAGATATACTCTTCAAACTGTTTCAAATCCAAGGGAAAGCGTCGGTGTTACCTGGTGAAGTCGATTTTAATTTTAGAATTAAAGTTGATAATTCAGAAGGCTATATTTTAAAAATATCACGACCCAACGAAAATGTAGATTACCTCGATTTTCAACAAAAATTATTGCAGTTTGTTGAAGAAAACGGGCAAAATCTCATTACGCCAAAAGTGATATGCGATAGCGATGGGAAGGCTATTTCTGAAATTACAGACGATTTTGGAAATAAGCGTAAAGTGCGCTTGTTAAGCTGGATTTCTGGCAGGGTTTGGAGCGCTGTAAATCCGCAATTAAACGATTTACGCTTTAGTTTAGGCGAACAATGCGGGCGGTTAACCAAAGCTTTACAAGGCTTTGAGCACCCCGAAGCACATCGCCAATTTGAATGGGATGTCGCACAATCACTTTGGACAAAAGCCCATGTAAATTTGTTTAAAAATGAAGAAAAAGAAATTGTTCAATATTTTCAAAATTCATTTCAAAAACATGAAGCGTCTTATTCAAAATTAAGAAAAGGTGTTGTTCATAATGACGCTAACGACAATAATGTGATTGTTTCTTCAGATTTGATACAACCTAAAGTTCAAGCCGCGATTGATTACGGCGATGCCATACATACCCAAATAATTAACGATGTTGCCATTGCTTGTGCTTATGCCATAATGCATCATAACGATCCGTTGGAGGCGGCCTTACCCATTGTAAAAGGCTATCATTCTACTTTCGCTTTACAAGAAAAAGAGTTGATGCACTTGTATAATGCGATTGCGATGCGATTGGTAATTTCGGTCACCAAATCGGCCATTAATAAAATTGAAGAACCCAATAACAAATACCTTTTAATCAGCGAAAAACCGGCTTGGGAAGTTCTTAAAAAATGGCGAAATATTAGCGCAGACTTTGCTTATTTCAGTTTTAGAAATGTTTGTGGACGGGACGCACATCCCAACGAAGACGATTTTAAAATATGGGCATCAAAACAAGATTATAAGTTAACGGATTTGTTTCCATACATTGATAAAAATGAGGTGCTTGAATTAGATTTAAGTGTATCCAGCAAATGGGTGGGGCACCAAAAAGACTTTAGTGATTTAGATGTATTTCAGTTTAAAATCAATCAACTACAAAAGAAAAATCCTCATAAAATTATTGCTGGTGGCTATTTGGAGCCACGGCCGTTGTACACCTCAAATACCTATGATAAAATAGGGAATTATGGTAAGGAAAGCAGAACAATTCATTTGGGTGTTGATTTTTGGCTTCCGGAACATACGGCTGTTCACGCCTTGTTTGATGGCGAAGTGGTATTGGCTGTGGATGATTCGGGAGAAAAGGAATATGGCGGATTGGTTGTTTTAAAACACAAGGCAGAAAAATTAGAATTTTACACGCTATATGGGCATTTGTCGGTTGCTAGTGCTACTAAAAACAAAGCAGGTGATATAATTAAAAAAGGTGAAAAAATTGGAGCATTGGGAAATGCGGAAGAAAACGGAAACTGGGTGGCACATCTTCATTTTCAACTGATGCTTTCACTTTTGGATTATATAAGCGATTTTCCCGGAGTAGCCTATTTTAACCAAATTGAGGTTTGGAAAAGCATTTGTCCAAATCCAAATTTACTGTTCAAATCTGAAACGCTTCAAAATCAAATGGAGACTTCAAACGACGATTTAATCTCTTACCGAAAACAACATTTAGGCAAAAGTTTAAGCCTTCAATATAAAGTGCCAATTAAAACGGTGCGTGGTGCGGGCCAATATTTAGTGGATCAATTCGGGCGTAAATATTTAGATACGGTAAATAATGTAGCGCATGTGGGGCATGAAAAATACGAAGTGGTAAAAGCCGGACAAGAACAAATGGCGTTAATCAATACCAATTCACGCTATTTACACGACAATATTAATGATTTAGCAAAAGAATTGATTGAAACATTACCACCGGAACTTAGCGTGCTTCATTTTGTGAATTCTGGTAGTGAGGCCAACGAATTAGCCATTCGAATGGTAAAAGCTTATACGGGTGAACGCGATGTCATTGCTTCCGAGGTGGGTTATCACGGAAACACCAATATGTGTATTGATATAAGCTCTTATAAGTTTGATGGAAAGGGTGGGAGCGGCGCACCAGAACATACCCATGTTTTCCCGTTGCCAGATGCTTTTAGAGGAAAATATAGAGGTAAGCATAGTGCCGAAAAATACGCCGAAGAGGTTAAAAAGCAAATCGATATTGTTCATAAAAAAGGAAGAGGTGTCGCTGCCTTTATTATTGAACCCATAATAAGTTGTGGCGGTCAAATAGAATTACCCCAAGGGTTTTTGGCCAAAGCTTACAAACATGTTAGGGCAGCAGGCGGACTTTGTATTTCAGATGAAGTGCAAGTGGGGTGTGGCAGAATGGGAAAAACATTTTGGGGATTTCAATTGCACAACGTTGTTCCGGATATTGTAACTATTGGCAAACCCTTAGGCAATGGACACCCCGTTGCAGCAGTGGCCTGTACGCCCGAGGTGGCTGAAAAATTCGCCAACGGTATGGAGTACTTCAATACGTTTGGTGGCAACCCCGTTTCTTGTGCCATTGCAACCGAGGTTTTACGAACCGTAAAGCGAGAGAAATTACAGGAAAACGCTTTAAATATCGGGACATATTTAAAAGAAGAACTGAATATGTTAGCTCGAGAGTTTCCTATTATTGGAGATGTACGCGGACTAGGGTTGTTTTTGGGGATTGAACTTGTTGATTCAAATATGAATCCTTTGGCAGCACAAACCGATTATTTAGCTAACAGAATGAAAGACCACGGTATTTTAATGAGTACCGATGGACCAGATCACAATGTGCTAAAAATTAAACCTCCCATGGTTTTTACAAAAGAGAACGCTGAGGAATTAATCTTTTATTTAAGAAAAATATTTGCAGAAGATTTTATGCAATTTTAA